The following proteins are co-located in the Plasmodium brasilianum strain Bolivian I chromosome 11, whole genome shotgun sequence genome:
- a CDS encoding 60S ribosomal protein L27a: MATRFKKHRKKRGHVSAGHGRVGKHRKHPGGRGKAGGMHHMRINFDKYHPGYFGKVGMRHFNLLKNRKFCPTINIDRLWGLLPEKKKKEFSENKNIVPVIDVTRKGYFKVLGNGALRCGQPIVVKARYFSKRAEKKIKAVGGQCINDKMVKWRNDELVKVVNYSRHKRKRELNEFLYIC, translated from the exons atggcAACTAGATTTAAGAAACACAGAAAGAAGAGAGGACATGTATCAGCTGGTCATGGTCGTGTGGGAAAGCACAGAAAACATCCAGGTGGAAGAGGAAAAGCAGGGGGTATGCATCACATGAGAATAAATTTCGACAAATATCACCCAGGGTACTTTGGAAAG GTCGGTATGAGGCATTTCAATTTATTGAAAAACCGTAAATTTTGTCCAACAATAAACATCGATAGATTGTGGGGTTTGTTaccagaaaaaaaaaaaaaagaatttagtgagaataaaaatattgttccTGTTATTGATGTGACAAGGAAAGGATACTTTAAAGTGTTAGGAAATGGGGCGTTAAGATGTGGTCAGCCCATTGTAGTAAAAGCAAGATACTTTTCTAAAAGGGCAGAGAAGAAAATTAAAGCAGTAGGAGGTCAGTGTAT AAATGACAAAATGGTGAAATGGCGAAATGACGAATTGGTGAAAGTTGTTAATTATTCAAGacataaaaggaaaagagaATTGAACGAATTTCTGTACATATGTTAA
- a CDS encoding histone H3 variant, producing the protein MARTKQTARKSTGGKAPRKQLASKAARKSAPVSTGIKKPHRYRPGTVALREIRKFQKSTDLLIRKLPFQRLVREIAQEYKTDLRFQSQAVLALQEAAEAYLVGLFEDTNLCAIHAKRVTIMPKDIQLARRIRGERS; encoded by the coding sequence atgGCAAGGACAAAACAAACGGCAAGAAAGTCCACAGGAGGAAAAGCTCCAAGAAAACAACTCGCTTCGAAAGCAGCAAGAAAATCAGCTCCCGTATCAACTGGTATAAAGAAACCCCACAGATATCGACCAGGAACAGTTGCCTTAAGAGAAATTAGAAAATTTCAGAAATCAACGGACTtgttaataagaaaattgcCATTTCAAAGATTAGTAAGAGAAATTGCACAAGAATATAAAACAGACTTAAGGTTTCAATCACAAGCAGTTTTAGCATTACAAGAAGCAGCTGAGGCATATTTGGTAGGACTTTTTGAAGATACCAACTTGTGTGCAATTCATGCAAAAAGAGTTACTATCATGCCAAAGGACATTCAGTTAGCTAGACGTATACGTGGGGAGAGAtcttaa
- a CDS encoding hypothetical protein (conserved Plasmodium protein) — MRIICTPNIYASATLKSRIFPRSFGIQVKKCEGYILQFDKYSCYFTVRRSFIRIDKKFYNTNNSEKNLNELLNNVQKILNDNNFFVYIKNKERYDEKDISFKKAKKEEVDMFKLLNLLNKILVLINEKDNFKITIWKSPIFLDFLSLIKLKMSFFNFHEMFLFALCFSKIQFIPQMLLEEMILTIKEERYLHNFFKDDMNKFFQFLLILSNMKNIKNASVNLNFITFINNYIQVILNNIKKEEAKNEGELGHYQNNNNNVLGQNEGAYSREKKCISLDCYMLLCTSLCNLNVRNVVLLHEVSNEIVGILDGKNFDNILDKKFEVDIAKKLVNIYLSYATLGCTNYYFYDQLNAYLYNVIELLPMSSSLTLLLSIATLKEQADFNFPLCILSILEKKFLNKFYSLDGKDLLLLIYLYTYLKLYISNYHSYVCMFDYLFNIEHFSATNEEDKVKLFQIYVSLTHDYERTQGVGMLAHGNLDCQMRETDQMRKTNQTKDEKTNLSTEQNDNDDNMNKQCDRDALYSVYKINKIVVEKLEQKGILQKIQENMELGSEQDATDLKEEIQDQIDKLQVLLNTDFNDTIFKVKNIRKNKTVHNYYLSHIYLDIEKERDSIKKDSQKVIINFYINKLGNDVNNQIDIYTNMKRQHIKCLNIKYILVDLQQWKNFTHEEKKKFLIYEIMGV; from the coding sequence ATGAGGATAATATGCACACcgaatatatatgcaagtgCTACTTTGAAGAGTAGAATTTTCCCCAGATCGTTTGGAATACAAGTTAAGAAATGCGAGGGATATATCCTGCAATTTGACAAATACAGCTGTTATTTTACAGTGAGGCGTAGTTTCATAAGAATTgataaaaagttttataacACGAATAATTcggaaaaaaatttaaatgaacttTTAAACAATGTTCAGAAAATTCTGAAcgacaataatttttttgtgtatattaaaaataaagaaagatatgatgaaaaagatatatcttttaaaaaagcaaaaaaggaagaagtaGATATGTTTAAATTGTTAaacttattaaataaaatattagttttaataaatgaaaaggataATTTCAAAATAACGATATGGAAAAGTCCCATATTTCTTGACTTCTTATCACTTATTAAGTTAAAaatgtctttttttaattttcatgaaatgtttttatttgcattatGCTTTTCGAAAATACAGTTTATACCACAAATGTTGTTGGAAGAAATGATATTAACTATTAAAGAAGAAAGATacttacataattttttcaaagatgatatgaataaattttttcaatttttattaattttatcaaatatgaaaaatataaaaaatgcatcCGTAAATTTAAACTTTATCAcctttataaataattacattcaagtaatattaaataacattaaaaaggaagaagcTAAAAATGAGGGGGAATTAGGACActatcaaaataataataataatgttctTGGACAGAATGAAGGAGCATATAGTAGGGAAAAGAAGTGTATAAGTCTGGATTGTTATATGCTGCTGTGCACATCCTTGTGTAATTTGAACGTACGAAATGTAGTGCTATTACACGAAGTAAGCAATGAAATTGTAGGTATATTGGATggtaaaaattttgataacattttagataaaaaattCGAAGTTGATATAGCAAAGAAACTAgtgaatatatatctatCGTATGCCACATTAGGTTGTActaactattatttttatgatcaGTTAAACGCGTACTTGTATAATGTAATTGAATTGCTGCCAATGTCTAGCTCATTGACTCTACTATTATCCATCGCTACGTTAAAAGAACAAGcagattttaattttccattGTGCATTTTGTccatattagaaaaaaaatttttaaataaattttattctcTTGATGGTAAAgatttattgttattaatttatttatatacctacttaaaattgtatatttcCAATTATCATTCGTACGTGTGTATGTTTGATTACCTATTTAATATTGAACATTTTAGTGCAACAAATGAAGAGGACAAAGTAAAACTGTTCCAAATTTATGTTTCACTAACTCATGATTATGAGAGAACTCAAGGGGTAGGCATGTTAGCGCATGGAAATTTAGACTGTCAGATGAGGGAAACGGATCAGATGAGAAAGACAAATCAAACGAAGGATGAGAAAACAAATTTGTCAACTGAACAAAATGATAACGATGACAATATGAACAAGCAATGCGACAGAGATGCATTATACagtgtatataaaataaacaaaatagttGTTGAAAAATTAGAACAAAAAGGAATCTTGCAGAAAATTCAAGAAAATATGGAACTAGGTAGTGAGCAAGACGCAACGGAtctaaaagaagaaatacaAGATCAAATAGACAAATTACAAGTCTTACTAAACACCGATTTTAACGATACAAtatttaaagtaaaaaatataaggaaaaataaaactgtgcataattattacttaagtcatatttatttagacATAGAAAAGGAAAGGGatagtattaaaaaagattctcaaaaagttattattaatttttatataaataagctAGGTAATGATGTAAACAACCAAATAGATATTTACACAAATATGAAAAGACAACacataaaatgtttaaacatcaaatatattttggtTGACTTACAACAGTGGAAAAATTTTACGcatgaagagaaaaaaaaattcttgaTTTATGAGATTATGGGTGTCTGA
- a CDS encoding histone H2A encodes MSAKGKTGRKKAVKGTSNSAKAGLQFPVGRIGRYLKKGKYAKRVGAGAPVYLAAVLEYLCAEILELAGNAARDNKKSRITPRHIQLAVRNDEELNKFLAGVTFASGGVLPNIHNVLLPKKSQLKSGGTANNDY; translated from the coding sequence atgtcaGCAAAAGGAAAAACTGGTCGAAAGAAGGCTGTGAAGGGAACCTCGAATTCTGCAAAGGCAGGACTACAATTCCCCGTTGGAAGAATTGGAagatatttgaaaaaaggaaaatatgcAAAGAGAGTAGGAGCAGGAGCACCTGTATATTTAGCAGCAGTTTTGGAATACTTGTGTGCAGAAATTTTAGAACTAGCTGGAAATGCGGCAAGAGATAATAAAAAGTCAAGAATAACCCCAAGGCACATACAATTAGCTGTTAGAAATGACGAAGAATTGAATAAGTTTTTAGCAGGTGTTACTTTTGCCTCAGGAGGAGTATTACCAAATATTCATAATGTATTATTACCAAAGAAATCGCAATTGAAATCTGGTGGAACTGCAAATAATgactattaa
- a CDS encoding hypothetical protein (conserved Plasmodium protein), whose amino-acid sequence MDPSYNKLRTVELQKRKVTQSKNPSNISERKLTNVFAPKDFDEDSTIVVCNFPQKTTINDCRNFMQWLGPVIKVEKIPSFLQESNYLVVFCSPYFAKIALETPLLYENKTKLFTRVVEKRETLWKSINDIISTNINFFS is encoded by the exons ATGGACCCGTCCTACAACAAATTAAGGACAGTGGAAttgcaaaaaagaaaagttacTCAGTCAAAAAACCCATCAAATATATCTGAAAGGAAGCTAACAAATGTTTTTGCG CCGAAGGACTTTGATGAAGACTCGACAATAGTTGTTTGTAATTTTCCTCAAAAAACGACAATAAATGACTGCAGAAATTTTATGCAATGGTTGGGCCCAGTCATAAAAGTAGAGAAAATACCATCGTTTCTCCAGGAGAGCAATTACCTTGTCGTTTTTTGCAGTCCTTACTTTGCAAAG ATAGCACTGGAAACCCCGTTATtgtatgaaaataaaacaaaactaTTTACGAGAGTAGTGGAAAAGCGTGAAACTCTTTGGAAAAGTATTAACGACATAATTTCAACcaacattaattttttttcataa
- a CDS encoding hypothetical protein (conserved Plasmodium protein) yields the protein MNSKPDRSLTEEQSLEYYRDIDDSVNGNINLEDNNSDYFKFQGKKYDEQAAEKGSMDSLNSLNSKNNLNSKNSLNSKNNMNNKNNMNNKNNLNVQVNFEESLINEFYLNNSKTNSSDHYKHEMNKEMEKKSNFNNLDEDLKNKQNILKSIEDNEEGKEMKMSKESVYSSVINVDDPINKVYENTNQGTQDIINVIQRNDISSENAFVNNANKKFNYEDRIHMYSECDGGERSNDDDGRHGNGNGNRHKGENEDRHEGENEDRHKGENEDRHEGENEDRHEGENEDRHEGENEDRHKGENEDRHEGENEDRHEGENEDRHYDSDKGKHDDSDRVMQSNNACDNNNNSTRINYNQPVLIIHNYDRTENKDKDKDMDIDKDMDIDKDMDIDKDLHIYKDLHIDKDMDIDKDLHIDKDLHIDKDLHIDKDMDIDKDLHIDKDMDIDKDLHIYKDLHIDKDLHIDKDMDIDKDLHIDKDMDIDKDLHIYKDLHIDKDMDIDKDLHIYKDLHIDKDMDIDKDLHIDKDLHIDKDLHIDKDLHIDKDLHIDKDLHIYKDMDMDMEKRRKSGANENTKNSVEFHKIKNKELAKGKKSKGKNKNKYKNKFFLLFKKKVSPNTILQDRENINNENASDNAELKGKSKNDDVQGSDDDYICSKGRYNSCTNENINIRHIDSNNTYTNEINTLRSKYKNNVCPDDNNNAFIHDINNIWIDNNNSACTNNNKNAICTDYNNDIRSSENNDGYCSNNKAASSALHTKTINGNVSAISAAADEGEGKKELMLNVDHTNGKRNFFGNNTFFYNNSSFVSIQQSVKDIQNPMDIQNDENSKKEKEEYKNISSPIREGSYIQSHRIEDNIILELQNEHMSEKNFEKRNKSHEEKKEIVDSISKKIYSFEKIKSFVSNNTFLKDKKSLLIEKKSQLSKEVNFFCSNYNVLLCFILYILCFGLIFSSLFYDSWKIHDLELKSVSMLKNVQVHIGATTIRRIQKLSDKNGDVTLSIDKEQQMDSLINNNLCKAISINELENFLLDLAYKNMLKTVHEPNDITKKIITDDYLMKALKNPGDVGLLSDEKLVLTRKYIFGPTIYNLECKFLEKLKKAGSFHKILLFVILIFLLISICLLLHIILHYKTVQNIQRFKYISFVLVNLALITLISSVFSINRVYNIPLCVQSDGSSDICIDGKSIHLIRSSIILIIFSNLFFCKFINIVHGKSSTMEESIV from the coding sequence atgaacTCTAAACCGGATAGAAGTCTAACTGAGGAACAGTCCCTTGAATATTATAGGGATATAGATGACTCAGTAAATGGTAACATAAATTTAGAGGATAATAATTCGGACTACTTCAAATTTCAGGGTAAGAAATATGATGAACAAGCTGCAGAAAAAGGCAGCATGGACAGCCTGAACAGCCTGAACAGTAAGAACAACCTGAACAGTAAGAACAGCCTGAACAGCAAGAACAACATGAACAACAAGAACAACATGAACAACAAGAACAACCTGAACGTTCAGGTAAATTTTGAAGAAAGTTTAATAAACgaattttatttgaataactCTAAAACGAATTCGTCTGACCATTATAAACACGAAATGAACAaggaaatggaaaaaaaaagtaattttaataatttggatgaagatttgaaaaataaacaaaatatattaaaaagtattgAAGATAATGAAGAAGGAaaggaaatgaaaatgaGTAAAGAGAGTGTGTATAGCAGTGTGATCAATGTAGATGATCCTATTAATAAGGTATATGAAAATACGAACCAGGGTACACaagatattataaatgtcATTCAAAGAAATGATATTTCTAGTGAAAACGCATTTGTGaataatgcaaataaaaagttCAATTATGAGGATAGAATCCACATGTACAGCGAATGCGATGGAGGTGAGCGCAGTAACGATGATGATGGTAGACACGGCAATGGAAATGGTAATAGGCACAAAGGTGAGAATGAAGATAGGCACGAAGGTGAGAATGAAGATAGGCACAAAGGTGAGAATGAAGATAGGCACGAAGGTGAGAATGAAGATAGGCACGAAGGTGAGAATGAAGATAGGCACGAAGGTGAGAATGAAGATAGGCACAAAGGTGAGAATGAAGATAGGCACGAAGGTGAGAATGAAGATAGGCACGAAGGTGAGAATGAAGATAGGCACTATGATAGCGATAAAGGTAAACACGACGATAGTGACAGAGTCATGCAGAGTAACAATGCAtgtgataataataacaacagcACACGAATCAATTACAACCAGCCCGTTCTGATTATACATAATTACGATAGAACAGAGAATAAGGATAAGGATAAGGATATGGATATAGATAAGGATATGGATATAGATAAAGATATGGATATAGATAAggatttgcatatatataaggatTTGCATATAGATAAGGATATGGATATAGATAAGGATTTGCATATAGATAAGGATTTGCATATAGATAAGGATTTGCATATAGATAAGGATATGGATATAGATAAGGATTTGCATATAGATAAGGATATGGATATAGATAAggatttgcatatatataaggatTTGCATATAGATAAGGATTTGCATATAGATAAGGATATGGATATAGATAAGGATTTGCATATAGATAAGGATATGGATATAGATAAggatttgcatatatataaggatTTGCATATAGATAAGGATATGGATATAGATAAggatttgcatatatataaggatTTGCATATAGATAAGGATATGGATATAGATAAGGATTTGCATATAGATAAGGATTTGCATATAGATAAGGATTTGCATATAGATAAGGATTTGCATATAGATAAGGATTTGCATATAGATAAggatttgcatatatataaagacaTGGATATGGATATGGAAAAACGGCGAAAAAGTGGAGCAAacgaaaatacaaaaaacaGTGTAGAGTTTCACAAAATTAAGAACAAAGAATTAgcaaaaggaaagaaaagtaaagggaaaaacaaaaataaatataaaaacaaatttttccttttatttaaaaaaaaagtttctCCTAATACAATTTTGCAGGACagagaaaatataaacaatgaGAATGCGTCTGATAATGCGGAACTTAAgggaaaaagtaaaaatgacGATGTGCAAGGCAGTGACGATGACTATATTTGCAGTAAAGGCAGATATAATTCATGTACTAATGAAAATATCAATATACGCCACATTGACagtaataatacatatactaATGAAATTAACACTCTTAGAAGCAAATACAAGAACAACGTTTGCCCCGACGACAATAACAATGCTTTCATCCATGACATAAATAACATCTGGATcgataataataacagcGCTTGcaccaataataataagaatgcTATTTGCACCGATTACAATAACGATATTCGCAGCAGTGAGAACAACGATGGTTACTGCAGTAATAATAAGGCCGCCTCATCCGCACTGCATACAAAGACGATAAATGGTAACGTCAGTGCGATTTCGGCAGCGGCAGATGAAGgggaaggaaaaaaggaactAATGTTAAATGTGGATCATACTAATGGTAAGAGAAATTTTTTTGGTAAcaacacatttttttataacaattcATCTTTTGTAAGTATACAGCAGAGTGTGAAGGATATACAAAATCCCATGGATAtacaaaatgatgaaaattcgaaaaaagaaaaagaggaatataaaaatattagtagTCCTATTAGAGAAGGTAGTTATATTCAATCCCATAGAATAGAAGACAATATCATTTTAGAATTACAGAATGAGCATATgagtgaaaaaaattttgaaaaaagaaataagtcgcatgaagagaaaaaagaaatagtagATTcgataagtaaaaaaatatacagttTTGAGAAGATTAAATCTTTTGTTTCAAATAacacttttttaaaagataagaaaAGCTTACTTATAGAAAAGAAGTCTCAGCTAAGCAAggaagtaaattttttttgttctaatTATAACGTCTTATTgtgtttcattttatatatattatgttttggattaatattttcttcattattttatgattCTTGGAAAATACATGATTTAGAATTAAAATCAGTCAGTATGCTAAAGAATGTACAAGTACATATAGGTGCAACGACTATACGAAGAATACAAAAACTTTCAGACAAAAATGGGGATGTAACTCTTTCTATTGATAAAGAACAGCAAATGGattcattaataaataataatttatgtaaagCTATAAGTATAAATGAACTGGAAAACTTTTTACTTGACTTagcttataaaaatatgctaaAAACAGTACATGAACCGAatgatataacaaaaaaaataataactgatgattatttaatgaaagcATTAAAAAATCCTGGAGATGTTGGACTACTCAGTGACGAAAAACTTGTATTAAcacgtaaatatattttcggTCCTACAATCTATAATTTagaatgtaaatttttagaaaaattaaaaaaggcaggctcttttcataaaattcttttatttgtaatattgatatttctattaatatCCATCTgcttattattacatattattcTACATTATAAGACTGTGCAGAATATACAAAGATTTAAATACATTTCTTTTGTTCTGGTAAATTTGGCATTAATAACTCTAATTTCATCTGTTTTTTCCATAAACcgtgtatataatattcccCTATGTGTTCAGAGTGATGGAAGCTCAGATATATGTATTGATGGGAAGTCCATTCATTTAATTCGTTCATCTATCatcttaataattttttctaatttattcttttgcaaatttataaatatcgTGCACGGTAAGAGCAGTACGATGGAAGAGTCAATCGTCTAA